Proteins encoded by one window of Microbacterium testaceum:
- a CDS encoding Ku protein: MRSIWKGALTFGLVNVPVKVYSATEDHDVSLHQVHNADGGRIRYQRICEIDGEVVPYQDIDKAYDDGEQTVVLTKDDLASLPSERSREIEVVEFVPSDQVDLLTLDKAYYLEPDSSSPKAYVLLRKTLEQTDRTAIVRFSLRQKTRLAALRVRGDVLVLQTLLWADEVRAAAFPALDESVRISAKELEMSASLVDSFSKDFDPEEFTDEYQAELRTLIDAKLEQGDALDTDATFGKKEEEDGGEVIDLMEALRASVERSRAARADKTEGAPKKKAPAKKKTSKAS, translated from the coding sequence ATGCGATCGATCTGGAAAGGCGCCCTGACCTTCGGCCTCGTCAACGTGCCCGTGAAGGTGTACTCCGCGACCGAAGACCATGACGTCTCTCTGCACCAGGTGCACAACGCCGACGGCGGGCGCATCCGATACCAGCGCATCTGCGAGATCGACGGCGAGGTCGTGCCATACCAGGACATCGACAAGGCCTACGACGATGGTGAACAAACGGTCGTGCTGACCAAGGATGATCTCGCGTCACTGCCGAGCGAACGCAGCCGCGAGATCGAGGTCGTCGAATTCGTGCCCAGCGACCAGGTCGATCTGCTGACCCTCGACAAGGCGTACTACCTCGAGCCCGACTCGTCGTCGCCCAAGGCCTACGTCCTGTTGCGCAAGACGCTCGAGCAGACCGACCGCACCGCGATCGTCCGCTTCTCGCTGCGTCAGAAGACGCGGCTCGCGGCCCTCCGCGTCCGCGGGGACGTGCTCGTGCTGCAGACCCTGCTGTGGGCCGACGAGGTGCGCGCGGCGGCGTTCCCCGCGTTGGACGAGAGCGTGCGCATCTCGGCGAAGGAGCTCGAGATGTCGGCCTCGCTCGTCGACAGCTTCTCGAAGGACTTCGACCCCGAGGAGTTCACTGACGAGTACCAGGCCGAGCTGCGCACCCTGATCGACGCGAAGCTCGAGCAAGGCGATGCGCTCGACACCGACGCCACCTTCGGCAAGAAGGAAGAAGAGGACGGCGGTGAGGTCATCGACCTCATGGAGGCGCTGCGCGCGAGCGTCGAGCGCAGCCGGGCCGCCCGCGCCGATAAGACCGAGGGCGCGCCGAAGAAGAAGGCTCCCGCGAAGAAGAAGACGTCGAAGGCGTCTTAG
- a CDS encoding GNAT family N-acetyltransferase, with amino-acid sequence MKNLAAAFSALAAAAPEHDLDEAFAEIDHGLVFGTFMNGRLAAAANKYPWSGTRPADLGVITLPEFRGRGLARATVLAMAADALEGGYEPQYGCRLNNAPSVVPASASGFRRFGEWAVIDD; translated from the coding sequence CTGAAAAACCTCGCAGCGGCATTCTCCGCCCTCGCCGCCGCAGCACCTGAGCATGATCTCGACGAGGCGTTCGCCGAGATCGACCACGGGCTGGTGTTCGGCACATTCATGAACGGCCGACTCGCCGCCGCGGCCAACAAGTACCCCTGGAGCGGCACACGGCCGGCCGATCTCGGCGTCATCACGCTGCCCGAGTTCCGCGGGCGGGGGCTCGCCCGCGCCACCGTCCTGGCGATGGCTGCCGACGCGCTCGAAGGCGGCTACGAACCGCAGTACGGATGCCGGCTCAACAATGCGCCGTCGGTGGTACCGGCCTCGGCATCCGGGTTCCGCCGCTTCGGGGAGTGGGCCGTCATCGACGACTGA
- a CDS encoding ATP-dependent DNA ligase, translated as MTEQTVRIGGRRLRLSNLDKVLYPETGTTKGEVIDYYTRIAPLLLPHVTDRPLTRKRWPDGVGTDADPGEPFFAKALEPGAPAWVRRFPIDHSSGAKDYPLVDDLPTLVYLAQVASLELHVPQWRFASDGERQNPDRLVLDLDPGTGVGLAECAEVARWARAILQDIGLEPFPVTSGSKGIHLYARLDGRQSSDAASAVAKELARAIEADHPDLVVSQMSKAARPGKVFIDWSQNNGSKTTIAPYSLRGRPRPFVAAPRTWAELDDPDLRHLLFHEVLERPDDSLAPVDEAHGPLRAYIAKRTAGKTPEPVPDAPHGEPDPEGLPRFVIQEHHASRLHWDLRLERDGVLVSWAVPKGVPPTTAKNSLAVMTEDHPLQYLDFAGEIPRGEYGAGIMTVWDTGTYELEKWRDDEVIATLEGQDDGPLGRVRLALIRTEGQGEKSQWLLHRMKTDADGTPQSEGAPVVALDHGSPAPEPVRATAPSPIDTPTVAELRPMLATSATPGIARAAADRWGSPWVEMKWDGIRGLSVWDGERLRLRSRNGNDLTAAYPELTSVDLGLGPDPAVFDGEIVALDDRGRPSFPLLQKRMNLAQPREVEREAKRTPVHLYLFDVLSVAGRDVASLPLSKRRHVLEELTAGAGSPVVVPPVFDDVDAAVSTSGRFGLEGVVVKDPTSTYRRGVRSEQWLKVKHSRTQEVVIGGIRPGKGSRSGTIGSLLVGVPTADGLQYAGRVGSGFGEQTLARLTELLEPLRVDADPFVGVPPADARDALWVRPELVAEVEFAEFTPGGILRQARWRGLRPDKEPGEVVRED; from the coding sequence ATGACGGAGCAGACGGTGCGCATCGGCGGTCGCCGCCTGCGCCTGTCGAACCTCGACAAGGTGCTGTACCCCGAGACCGGCACCACGAAGGGGGAGGTGATCGACTACTACACGCGCATCGCTCCGCTTCTGCTCCCCCACGTCACCGATCGTCCGCTCACGCGCAAGCGCTGGCCCGACGGAGTGGGGACGGATGCCGACCCCGGCGAACCGTTCTTCGCCAAGGCCCTCGAGCCCGGTGCTCCGGCGTGGGTGCGGCGCTTCCCGATCGATCATTCGAGCGGCGCGAAGGACTACCCGCTCGTCGACGACCTGCCGACGCTCGTCTACCTCGCGCAGGTCGCGAGCCTCGAGTTGCACGTGCCGCAGTGGCGCTTCGCCTCCGACGGCGAGCGGCAGAACCCCGACCGGCTGGTGCTCGATCTGGATCCGGGCACGGGCGTCGGTCTCGCAGAATGCGCCGAGGTCGCCCGGTGGGCGCGCGCGATCCTGCAGGACATCGGCCTCGAGCCGTTCCCGGTGACCAGCGGCAGCAAGGGCATCCATCTGTACGCGCGCCTCGACGGCCGCCAGTCGAGCGATGCGGCGAGCGCGGTCGCGAAAGAACTCGCCCGCGCTATCGAAGCAGACCACCCCGACCTGGTCGTGAGCCAGATGTCGAAGGCGGCGCGCCCGGGCAAGGTGTTCATCGACTGGAGCCAGAACAACGGCTCGAAGACGACGATCGCTCCGTACTCCCTGCGCGGGCGCCCGCGTCCGTTTGTCGCCGCCCCGCGCACGTGGGCCGAACTCGACGACCCCGACCTGCGGCACCTCTTGTTCCACGAGGTGCTCGAGCGACCCGACGATTCGCTGGCTCCGGTCGACGAAGCGCACGGACCCCTGCGCGCGTACATCGCCAAGCGCACGGCCGGCAAGACCCCCGAGCCGGTGCCTGACGCGCCTCACGGCGAGCCCGATCCCGAGGGCCTCCCCCGCTTCGTCATCCAGGAGCACCACGCCAGCCGCCTGCACTGGGACCTTCGCCTCGAACGCGATGGCGTGCTGGTCAGCTGGGCCGTCCCTAAGGGCGTGCCCCCGACGACCGCGAAGAACAGCCTCGCCGTCATGACCGAGGACCACCCCCTGCAGTACCTCGACTTCGCCGGCGAAATTCCGCGCGGCGAGTACGGCGCGGGCATCATGACCGTCTGGGACACCGGCACGTACGAGCTCGAGAAGTGGCGCGACGACGAGGTGATCGCGACCCTCGAGGGTCAAGACGACGGTCCCCTGGGCCGTGTGCGCCTCGCGCTGATCCGCACCGAGGGGCAGGGCGAGAAGTCGCAGTGGCTGCTGCACCGGATGAAGACGGATGCCGACGGCACGCCGCAGAGCGAGGGAGCCCCCGTCGTGGCTCTCGATCACGGGTCCCCCGCCCCCGAACCCGTCCGTGCCACGGCCCCCTCGCCCATCGACACCCCCACCGTCGCCGAACTCCGGCCGATGCTCGCCACCTCCGCGACGCCGGGGATCGCCCGCGCCGCCGCCGACCGCTGGGGCTCTCCCTGGGTGGAGATGAAGTGGGACGGCATCCGGGGGCTGAGCGTGTGGGACGGTGAGCGACTGCGCCTGCGCTCGCGGAACGGCAACGATCTGACCGCCGCCTACCCCGAGCTGACGAGCGTCGACCTGGGCCTCGGGCCCGACCCGGCCGTCTTCGACGGCGAGATCGTCGCGCTCGACGACAGGGGCCGACCGAGCTTCCCCCTCCTGCAGAAACGCATGAACCTCGCCCAGCCCCGCGAGGTCGAGCGTGAGGCGAAACGCACGCCCGTGCACCTGTACCTGTTCGACGTGCTCTCGGTGGCGGGCCGGGATGTGGCATCCCTCCCTCTCTCGAAACGGCGGCACGTGCTCGAAGAACTCACCGCCGGCGCCGGGAGTCCGGTCGTCGTGCCGCCCGTCTTCGATGACGTGGATGCCGCGGTGTCGACGAGCGGCCGGTTCGGGCTCGAGGGGGTCGTCGTGAAAGACCCGACTTCGACGTATCGCCGCGGGGTGCGTTCGGAGCAGTGGCTCAAGGTGAAGCACTCGCGGACGCAGGAGGTCGTGATCGGCGGCATCCGTCCGGGGAAGGGCAGTCGGTCGGGGACCATCGGCTCGCTGCTCGTGGGGGTGCCCACCGCCGACGGCTTGCAGTACGCGGGCCGGGTGGGCTCGGGCTTCGGCGAGCAGACCCTCGCGCGATTGACCGAGCTGCTCGAACCGCTGCGCGTCGATGCCGATCCGTTCGTGGGCGTTCCGCCGGCCGATGCGCGCGATGCGCTGTGGGTGCGGCCCGAGCTCGTCGCCGAGGTCGAGTTCGCCGAGTTCACCCCCGGCGGGATTCTGCGGCAGGCGCGGTGGCGTGGGCTGCGGCCCGACAAGGAGCCCGGCGAGGTCGTGCGGGAGGACTGA
- a CDS encoding DedA family protein — MIHTTSSLLPWLDPAAIITNSQPWALLVVCFIIFAETGLLIGFLLPGDTLLIMAGLLSHSTPAAPNGVFGLNAWWVALAIGVAAFIGGEVGYFIGHKAGPSIFERKDSGIFSKKNVERTNAFFERFGGLTVILARFVPVVRTFAPIAAGVGHMPWKKYSLYNLIGAVIWGIGLTMLGYAVGYIPFIRDIVTEYIDVILLAAVAGTAIFIAIHYFRERAAAKHEGAVTPAEAEALTLDPKTLEDGDQPTR, encoded by the coding sequence GTGATCCACACCACCAGTTCGCTGCTCCCGTGGCTCGACCCTGCGGCGATCATCACCAACTCGCAGCCGTGGGCGCTGCTCGTGGTGTGCTTCATCATCTTCGCCGAGACCGGTCTGCTGATCGGCTTCCTGCTGCCGGGTGACACCCTGCTGATCATGGCGGGGCTGCTGTCGCACTCGACTCCCGCGGCGCCCAACGGAGTGTTCGGCCTCAACGCGTGGTGGGTCGCCCTGGCGATCGGCGTCGCCGCCTTCATCGGCGGTGAGGTCGGGTACTTCATCGGTCATAAGGCCGGGCCCTCGATCTTCGAGCGCAAAGACTCCGGCATCTTCAGCAAGAAGAACGTCGAGCGCACGAACGCGTTCTTCGAGCGCTTCGGCGGACTGACCGTGATCCTCGCGCGCTTCGTGCCGGTCGTGCGCACGTTCGCCCCGATCGCGGCGGGCGTGGGCCACATGCCGTGGAAGAAGTACTCGCTGTACAACCTCATCGGTGCGGTCATCTGGGGCATCGGTCTCACGATGCTCGGCTACGCGGTCGGCTACATCCCCTTCATCCGCGACATCGTCACCGAGTACATCGACGTGATCCTGCTCGCCGCGGTCGCCGGTACCGCGATCTTCATCGCGATCCACTACTTCCGCGAGCGTGCCGCCGCCAAGCACGAGGGCGCCGTCACCCCCGCCGAGGCCGAGGCCCTCACGCTCGACCCGAAGACCCTCGAAGACGGAGACCAGCCGACGCGCTAA